The following proteins are co-located in the Castanea sativa cultivar Marrone di Chiusa Pesio chromosome 8, ASM4071231v1 genome:
- the LOC142608474 gene encoding embryo-specific protein ATS3A-like, translated as MRNCSASFLACCVLLLASLAGGEGLPPEKKDNCTYLVTIETTCTLGAETSSHVSLRFGDTNSNDILVRHLNSKHVRRVDPLDPVVLDDIPRKPFQACMVDEFQVMGQCVASPICYVYLKLTGTDDWRPGFAQVQVLEGSHLSSNYFFFRRYLPRHVWHGLDVCDREVTPFGIKHKRKVFVKKPSKF; from the exons ATGAGGAATTGCAGTGCATCGTTCCTGGCGTGTTGTGTGTTATTGCTTGCTTCACTCGCTGGCGGTGAAGGTCTACCACCAGAAAAGAAG GATAACTGTACCTACTTGGTCACAATAGAGACAACTTGCACCTTGGGTGCCGAAACCTCAAGCCATGTTAGCCTAAGATTTGGTGATACAAACTCTAATGACATATTGGTTCGCCATCTAAATTCCAAGCACGTAAGGAGGGTGGATCCATTAGACCCTGTGGTCCTTGACGACATTCCTAGGAAACCATTTCAAGCTTGCATGGTAGATGAATTTCAAGTAATGGGTCAATGCGTGGCTTCCCCCATTTGTTACGTATACCTGAAATTGACCGGAACCGACGATTGGCGACCTGGTTTTGCACAAGTTCAAGTGCTAGAAGGGTCTCATCTTAGCTcgaattatttcttttttcgcCGATACTTGCCTAGACATGTATGGCATGGTTTGGATGTGTGTGATAGGGAGGTCACCCCTTTTGGGATCAAGCACAAGAGGAAGGTTTTTGTAAAGAAGCCGTCTAAGTTCTAA